In a single window of the Coregonus clupeaformis isolate EN_2021a chromosome 10, ASM2061545v1, whole genome shotgun sequence genome:
- the LOC121575419 gene encoding msx2-interacting protein isoform X3, with protein MVRETRHLWVGNLPEHVREEKIVEHFKRYGRVESVKVLRKRGSEGGVAAFVDFVDIKSAQKAHNAVNKMGDRDLRTDYNEPGSVPSAVRGLDDNPPSSSHGRDVSGFSRGAVGPVFGPPVSLHTREGRYERIRDGSESRERAYDHSPYGHHERGGTFDRQRHYNADYYRDRTMFAAGVSPGPGSGGAMGGSFETPEPHFESRIRGDPFTLSSAVRRDPYRDDRGRRVDRTYHRRSRSSHSSQSRHPSPQRTTGQTPKAPHSPKRAPLSPGRGPRSRSRSRSSSSDSVSSTSSTGSGSDSNSSSSDGSHARSVQSSATHAPPSQPCSMVMEGDEPRRSFGIRVQNLPVRSTDTSLKDGLFHEFKKHGKVTSVQIHGALEDRYGLVFFRQQEDQEKALNVSKGKLFFGMMIEVSAWNGPETESENEFRPLDGRIDEFHPKATRTLFIGNLEKTTSYQQLLDIFQRFGEIVDIDIKKVNGVPQYAFVQYSDIVSVCKAIKKMDGEYLGSNRLKLGFGKSMPTTCVWLDGLASNITEQYLTRHFCRYGHVVKVVFDRLKGMSLILYNNTDFAQAAVRETKGWKIGGNKIKVDFASQESQMAFYRAMQASGQDIRDFYEIPTERREERPRPPYHEFSAERAYFENARTPGTIYPEDPRRDYPARSRERYSELEHYQGEHFDPRYHEDPREFRDYRDPFEQDIRKYTYIQRERERERERFEADRGMWSPSHPRRPITPSASPSPSERAPRDPERRVYSQSSERSGSCSSLSPPPRFDKTDKAPPLEHGASSKSERLEKDTHLVEPERERGAGAEKSKRGRRKEKGDKEKGEKSKSRKGKVQSPSIPPSETELEPSLDGGSGRGKVSDQDSLDRQRYKGDDDPPPSDPTTSTSRHEPVKSERLESGKGENADKDGKTRSKKHQKSDTGNDGKDPSADSDRLAARKRRFGDASGRTIRQKRRRLETEEGSQAPDFGASTGFPKATDGDSKAQQKDSQRRDSRSKTERLAFLGSHKEGQDPVMRGQEELPEGSVDPMDSKRHPSHSMSRRFSHDGNMDQDNARDQDPPSPFKYGAQDNDKGVKEEPLDIDLSQSYRKQMEQRRLHQQLQEPDKQEKPGSPQGLETEDLEHRSLVHEVGKPPQDVTDNFPSHKLKKLEQFDADMSAKRGDRVYRSFRQKSEDPEWHNTASPGLQHFSHHAEEDFAESSHLREVKTEDKSHPDLELAVKRTHTTQMSKPSTPLQLSEEEREKRWESRVKQDFLPDLNFSRGIGKNTHNRKRLECGILHDLEPGEVRSDSEEDREHKPHSPMPSTSMPFSDRQRVDRFSDPKLATLERMKFYSFALDQTITPDTKALLERAKSLSSSREDNWSFLDYDSHFTGLRSRKDTEKVESAPRPTGSWYQRKKKIRSGGSEDKLDDRKEESKPKPEEHERRELFASRFLHSSIFEQDSRRLQHLERKHEDPEQSQAQQTGQQGLADGQPDTEPVVLFHSRFLEFTRLQQQKDQQLHEVKRADSIDGNRVEKSPEAEPQPLQLPKTSEPVMDPETKPISPAENHMISQPPLMPKEMSPPKQMYPPLPPKGMSPPKQMSPPLPLKEMSPPKQMSPPLPPKEMSPPLPPKEMSPPKQMSPPLPPKEMSPPLPPKEMSPPKQMSPPLPPKEMSPPKQMSPPLPPKEMSPPKQMSPPLPPKEMSPTVETRDMFTPEPEGPEPAAQEPFTKENRENEQLPPLLQISPHEMSPAASVNLVAPEPIRSVRKVKKSPSEEKFEEISQNIKMLNPEQSSSGDCLHETSVSSSVPEPELAPPELPPELLSSTPPNPVEEMEVSKDDTNTDDTEVEKKLELNQTQVLVDNETSDESISSPQKSKNKKSKSPTQVPLTPLVSATSSEKPLTRKSERTKRASSPRAESSKGISDSKSTGKSPIHGTDPEHGTEQSISVGRARRRNVKSVYATPVEEDATKGAGKDVTESPRAARKRGGDKDKEAASQQPLEQDSLAPITSRRGRPPKNRRQGEDMLTAKGDRSKMETKDTDSNESESSERISKVSKGRHSPHGHKVLASQLPMPTATGSSRKGDKTEPPEDVAQQMDFIEDSLAMQDSIVSCKEDTVVTKKEENVKQQLGTEKSRDKDRQKKDPIDEKASGTKFGEKESEPPVVEEQPVLEKVEKSGRGKAPRLTRTPKSPVLKNLKIRLNVTEVKDLLQMGDEEPENQDDSSKKTKPGESTNDPLLESSSGKDVSSSNEDKDEGTPDTKPPIDPKTLLQQEQELEQAVENIAKLTDPTLPAESPTPLVPPSAELKIETEEEKPANPASEYELAAAIDSIMGEDIPVPLPQEPVISAVVDSDPEIPTFVQPTKGAEPATNTSPIQGESFFPTTPRKGAKGRAKTPKRSKSQKSNKKDAVKEITSEPESTSVITSDRIPSNAQPVLDSIPSTTAAGVITATSWKPKTEHLVPKAIDMPKESKLPPVLADQPPPQHLKPVCPPTKSPILPKPQKQQQPPPPPPECISPSLSPPPTRPNIRPTQLSRIPVSPPDWLNQSKDAGVPSSPRASAAPFENPAIPPDTEPMETEHNISDLRRILMKHKNVSLPVPCSSSVPSNLATSSLRDPPHLPESNTPMVAVPSKTSLNDNRLSSHPAQPVVRPPASLPSPESKSVISVIASTATSVISRVCNPPDMEKVNMSVDRNPLVDMPLPKQTYRPPSMEDRDSGSYHGPSVGEEGGSAGRYLVESSGLGTGSSPGLRVNTSEGVVVLSHSGQIKEGPQRISAKISQIPPATVVDMESQQLVSMPQIKQEIYTHSQCPPIQTDHGHLKTQQTVSSIKQENTGMEKLESPYPSGPQGGVVKRLQQTVSSPQVMGYHHPEFTMLLKHPKKVDGADAMNADGGKPSWTSAISPAISPHLPSPAGNHVGFVPGSATDRTPSHLSGVKQEPRSPRKSGHPHSPFTKVSSPIGSSSPKGLPGMLPSGLPAMQQYVTSGHHPEQSVIMQPHSAHGGIGRMSPHRASQAIPMGHLVQGEVRVNTPPLSVMSFGMHGDPLASPWSGPLQQRPTSPQAVGRDMVLKVNPGNVRGHEGEQDDSRRFHQAGGRQSATQLKPETMQADPRGALLSGLQLDPYMSPRDMRVLMHHPQGERSAPEPHQGHIQETGPPSSTSTNITSSMSPRAHLLSKGVSEKDAKPQEVKRPHSPLKDGMMGIRPSMATMASPQRVQLLPSGTGASFSEYPGMYTNTRAIHSQITETSPFGVNQAPLNITSALGADPSQSKADVKVKQVGQQPVNMVQLLTKYPIVWQGLLALKNDQAAVQLHFVCGNKGLALRSLPLPEGGALLRIVQRMRLEASQLDGVARRMTQGESEFCLLLALPCGRDQEDVLNQTQALRTAFINYLQAKLAAGIINVPNPGSNQPAYVLQIFPPCEFSESHLSRLAPDLLNRISNISPHLMIVITSV; from the exons CTCAGAGAGCCGGGAGCGTGCATATGATCACAGCCCCTATGGACACCATGAGCGCGGTGGGACTTTTGATAGACAGCGTCACTACAACGCAGACTATTACCGCGATCGCACCATGTTTGCAGCTGGAGTTAGCCCTGGGCCTGGAAGTGGCGGCGCTATGGGTGGGAGCTTTGAAACCCCGGAGCCTCATTTTGAGTCCAGGATCCGAGGAGATCCCTTCACCTTGTCTAGTGCTGTGCGCCGCGACCCCTATCGAGATGACAGGGGACGTCGTGTTGACAGAACTTACCATCGCCGCAGTCGGTCATCTCATTCCTCACAGTCTCGACATCCCTCCCCGCAAAGGACCACGGGGCAAACGCCCAAAGCCCCCCATTCCCCCAAAAGAGCCCCCCTCTCCCCAGGAAGAGGTCCACGCTCTAGGTCCCGCAGTAGGTCCTCTAGCTCTGATTCTGTCAGCAGCACCAGCAGTACCGGCAGTGGCAG CGATTCAAACAGCAGCTCAAGTGATGGGTCTCATGCACGCTCTGTTCAGTCCTCTGCTACACATGCACCTCCCTCTCAGCCGTGCTCCATGGTGATGGAAGGTGATGAGCCACGCAGAAGCTTTGGCATCAGGGTGCAGAACCTACCAGTGCGCTCCACAG ACACAAGTTTGAAAGATGGACTGTTCCATGAGTTCAAGAAACATGGGAAAGTGACATCCGTGCAGATCCACGGGGCCTTGGAGGACCGATATGGTCTGGTGTTCTTCAGACAGCAGGAAGACCAAGAGAAAGCCCTCAACGTCTCCAAAGGAAAGCTTTTCTTCGGCATGATGATCGAGGTTTCAGCCTGGAACGGCCCTG aaacagagagcgagaatGAATTCAGGCCTTTGGATGGACGGATTGATGAATTCCACCCCAAGGCGACTAGGACCCTGTTTATCGGCAACTTGGAGAAGACCACCAGTTACCAACAGCTCCTTGATATCTTCCAGCGCTTTGGAGAGATTGTG GATATTGACATTAAAAAGGTCAATGGTGTTCCTCAATACGCCTTTGTGCAGTATTCTGATATTGTCAGTGTCTGCAAAGCTATAAAGAAGATGGATGGAGAGTATTTGGGGAGCAACCGGCTCAAG CTGGGTTTTGGGAAGAGTATGCCCACAACATGTGTTTGGCTGGACGGTTTGGCTTCCAACATCACAGAGCAATATCTCACACGTCACTTCTGCCGCTATGGACATGTAGTCAAG GTGGTGTTTGACAGGTTAAAGGGGATGTCTCTCATCTTGTATAACAACACAGATTTTGCACAGGCAGCTGTCAGGGAGACCAAAGGCTGGAAGATTGGCGGCAACAAAATAAAG GTGGATTTTGCCAGCCAAGAGAGTCAGATGGCTTTTTATCGCGCTATGCAGGCCTCTGGGCAAGACATTAGAGACTTCTACGAAATTCCAACTGAAAGACG AGAGGAACGACCAAGACCTCCATACCATGAGTTCTCAGCAGAAAGAGCCTACTTTGAGAATGCACGCACCCCTGGCACCATTTACCCCGAAGATCCTCGACGAGACTATCCCGCCCGCAGCCGTGAGCGGTATTCGGAGTTGGAGCACTACCAGGGAGAACACTTTGACCCACGCTACCACGAGGACCCCCGGGAGTTCAGGGATTATCGAGATCCTTTTGAGCAGGACATTCGGAAATACACATACATCCAgagggagcgagaaagagagcggGAGCGCTTTGAGGCAGACCGCGGCATGTGGAGCCCCTCTCATCCACGGCGCCCGATCACCCCTTCTGCCTCCCCTTCACCATCTGAGCGTGCTCCCAGAGATCCAGAGCGACGGGTCTACAGCCAGTCCTCTGAGCGAAGTGGTAGTTGCAGCTCACTCTCACCACCACCACGCTTTGACAAGACTGACAAGGCTCCTCCGTTGGAACATGGAGCCAGCTCTAAGAGTGAGAGGTTggaaaaagacacccaccttgtCGAACCTGAGCGTGAGCGTGGAGCTGGGGCTGAGAAGAGCAAGCGGGGGAGACGAAAGGAGAAAGGTGACAAAGAAAAGGGGGAGAAGAGTAAGTCAAGGAAAGGAAAGGTGCAATCTCCCAGCATCCCACCATCTGAGACAGAGCTAGAACCCAGCCTGGATGGAGGCTCTGGAAGGGGAAAGGTGTCGGACCAAGACAGCCTTGACAGACAGAGATATAAAGGTGACGACGACCCTCCTCCTTCAGATCCGACAACGTCAACCTCTCGCCATGAGCCTGTAAAAAGTGAGAGACTTGAGTCGGGGAAAGGTGAGAATGCAGACAAGGATGGTAAAACACGATCCAAGAAACACCAAAAATCTGACACTGGAAATGATGGGAAAGATCCATCAGCGGATTCTGATCGGTTAGCTGCGAGAAAGAGGCGCTTTGGAGATGCCAGTGGGAGGACCATTCGGCAGAAGAGGAGAAGGCTGGAAACTGAGGAAGGGAGTCAAGCCCCAGACTTTGGAGCTAGCACTGGCTTTCCAAAAGCGACTGATGGCGACAGTAAGGCTCAGCAAAAAGACTCACAGCGGAGGGATTCAAGATCCAAAACAGAGAGGCTGGCGTTTCTTGGCAGTCATAAAGAGGGTCAGGATCCTGTAATGAGAGGACAGGAAGAGCTGCCCGAGGGGAGCGTGGACCCTATGGACTCAAAACGCCACCCTAGCCACAGTATGTCCAGAAGATTCTCCCATGATGGGAACATGGACCAAGACAATGCAAGAGATCAAGATCCACCGAGCCCTTTCAAATATGGTGCACAGGACAATGACAAGGGTGTCAAGGAAGAGCCTCTGGATATTGACCTTTCCCAGAGTTACCGCAAACAGATGGAGCAAAGGAGGCTCCACCAACAGCTGCAGGAGCCAGACAAACAAGAAAAACCTGGAAGTCCACAAGGCTTAGAAACGGAGGACCTTGAACACCGCAGTCTGGTACATGAAGTGGGCAAGCCACCTCAAGACGTCACAGATAATTTCCCATCTCATAAACTCAAGAAACTAGAGCAATTTGACGCAGATATGAGTGCCAAGAGGGGAGACCGCGTCTACAGGAGCTTCCGGCAAAAGAGTGAAGATCCTGAGTGGCACAACACTGCATCTCCAGGCTTGCAACACTTCTCTCATCATGCTGAAGAGGACTTTGCGGAATCTTCACATCTCAGGGAGGTTAAAACGGAGGATAAAAGCCACCCAGACCTGGAGCTGGCAGTCAAAAGGACACATACAACGCAAATGTCCAAGCCAAGCACTCCTTTACAACTTAGTGAAGAAGAGCGGGAAAAACGTTGGGAGAGCAGAGTCAAGCAAGATTTTTTACCCGACTTAAACTTCTCCAGAGGCATTGGAAAAAATACACACAATCGCAAGCGTTTGGAGTGCGGAATTTTACATGATTTGGAGCCTGGGGAAGTACGATCCGATTCTGAAGAGGATAGAGAACACAAACCACATTCTCCTATGCCTTCCACTTCTATGCCTTTCTCTGACAGGCAACGAGTGGACAGATTTTCAGACCCTAAGCTTGCCACCTTGGAGAGGATGAAGTTCTACTCCTTTGCACTTGACCAGACTATCACACCAGATACCAAGGCCCTGCTAGAGCGAGCAaagtctctgtcctcctctaggGAGGACAACTGGTCTTTCTTGGACTATGATTCACACTTTACTGGTTTGCGCAGTAGGAAAGATACTGAAAAGGTTGAGTCAGCACCACGGCCTACAGGGTCTTGGTACCAGAGGAAGAAGAAAATTCGCAGTGGTGGGTCTGAAGACAAACTAGATGACAGGAAGGAAGAGTCCAAGCCCAAGCCAGAGGAACATGAACGCAGGGAACTGTTTGCCTCCCGTTTCCTTCACAGCTCAATCTTTGAGCAGGACTCAAGACGTCTTCAGCACCTTGAGCGAAAGCATGAGGACCCTGAGCAAAGTCAGGCTCAACAAACTGGTCAGCAAGGCCTGGCAGATGGGCAGCCTGACACAGAACCAGTTGTCCTCTTCCATAGCCGCTTTTTGGAGTTCACGCGGCTACAACAGCAGAAAGACCAACAACTACATGAAGTAAAAAGAGCAGATTCCATAGATGGTAATAGGGTGGAGAAGTCACCTGAGGCAGAACCGCAACCTCTGCAGTTACCTAAAACCTCAGAACCGGTCATGGATCCAGAGACTAAACCTATTAGCCCTGCTGAGAACCACATGATTTCCCAGCCCCCACTTATGCCCAAGGAGATGTCTCCACCTAAACAAATGTATCCACCCCTTCCACCCAAGGGGATGTCTCCACCCAAGCAGATGTCTCCACCCCTTCCACTCAAGGAAATGTCTCCACCCAAGCAAATGTCTCCACCCCTTCCACCCAAGGAAATGTCTCCACCCCTTCCACCCAAGGAAATGTCTCCACCCAAGCAGATGTCTCCACCCCTTCCACCTAAGGAAATGTCTCCACCCCTTCCACCCAAGGAAATGTCTCCACCCAAGCAGATGTCTCCACCCCTTCCACCCAAGGAAATGTCTCCACCCAAGCAGATGTCTCCACCCCTTCCACCCAAGGAAATGTCTCCACCCAAGCAGATGTCTCCACCCCTTCCACCCAAAGAGATGTCTCCAACAGTGGAAACACGTGACATGTTTACTCCAGAGCCAGAGGGTCCAGAGCCAGCTGCCCAAGAACCTTTCACAAAAGAAAACAGAGAAAATGAGCAGCTCCCTCCCCTCCTGCAAATATCTCCCCATGAGATGTCGCCCGCTGCTTCTGTTAATTTAGTAGCCCCTGAGCCCATCCGTTCTGTGAGAAAAGTAAAAAAATCCCCTAGTGAAGAGAAATTTGAAGAGATATCTCAGAATATTAAAATGTTGAACCCTGAGCAGTCTTCCAGCGGTGACTGCCTTCATGAAACATCAGTGAGTAGTTCTGTACCAGAGCCTGAGCTGGCACCACCTGAATTACCACCTGAATTGTTAAGTTCCACACCACCTAACCCTGTTGAGGAGATGGAGGTTTCAAAAGATGATACCAACACTGACGATACAGAGGTGGAAAAGAAACTTGAACTCAATCAGACCCAGGTGCTTGTTGATAATGAAACCAGTGATGAGTCAATTTCATCACCTCAGAAGTCCAAGAACAAAAAGAGTAAGTCTCCTACTCAAGTCCCACTGACTCCTTTGGTTTCAGCAACTAGTTCAGAGAAACCACTTACACGCAAGAGTGAACGCACAAAACGTGCATCATCCCCTAGAGCAGAGTCTTCAAAGGGAATCTCAGATTCCAAATCCACAGGCAAGTCTCCCATACATGGTACAGACCCCGAGCATGGCACAGAGCAGAGTATATCTGTTGGAAGAGCAAGGCGTAGAAATGTGAAATCTGTGTATGCCACCCCAGTTGAGGAAGATGCCACTAAGGGGGCTGGAAAGGATGTAACTGAGTCACCCCGCGCTGCACGGAAGCGAGGTGGAGACAAAGACAAGGAAGCAGCCTCTCAGCAACCATTAGAGCAGGATTCCCTTGCACCGATCACCTCAAGGCGGGGACGTCCCCCTAAGAATCGGCGACAAGGAGAGGACATGTTAACTGCTAAAGGGGATAGATCAAAAATGGAGACCAAAGATACAGACTCGAATGAATCAGAGAGTAGTGAAAGAATTTCAAAAGTGTCAAAAGGCAGACATTCTCCTCATGGTCATAAAGTGTTGGCAAGTCAATTACCCATGCCCACAGCGACTGGATCAAGTAGGAAGGGGGACAAAACTGAGCCGCCTGAAGATGTTGCTCAGCAGATGGATTTTATAGAGGACAGTTTGGCCATGCAGGATTCCATTGTCTCATGTAAAGAAGATACTGTTGTGACAAAGAAAGAGGAGAATGTCAAGCAACAACTAGGAACAGAGAAATCACGAGACAAAGACAGGCAGAAAAAGGACCCTATTGACGAGAAAGCCAGTGGAACTAAATTTGGTGAGAAAGAGTCTGAACCACCAGTCGTGGAAGAACAGCCTGTATTGGAGAAAGTGGAGAAGAGTGGTAGAGGAAAAGCTCCACGCTTGACACGGACTCCAAAATCTCCTGTCCTCAAGAACCTCAAGATCAGACTAAATGTTACTGAGGTGAAAGATTTGCTTCAAATGGGGGATGAGGAACCTGAAAATCAGGATGATTCTTCTAAAAAGACCAAACCAGGTGAATCTACTAATGACCCATTATTAGAGTCTAGTTCAGGAAAAGATGTGAGTTCTAGCAACGAGGATAAAGATGAGGGCACACCAGATACTAAACCTCCAATAGATCCTAAAACTTTGCTACAACAGGAACAGGAGCTGGAGCAAGCTGTGGAGAACATTGCTAAACTGACAGACCCAACCCTCCCAGCAGAGTCACCAACTCCACTTGTCCCACCATCTGCAGAATTAAAAATTGAGACTGAGGAAGAGAAACCTGCCAATCCTGCTAGTGAGTATGAGCTTGCTGCTGCCATTGATTCGATTATGGGTGAGGATATACCCGTCCCTCTGCCTCAAGAGCCAGTAATTAGTGCTGTTGTGGATTCAGACCCAGAGATTCCAACCTTCGTCCAGCCGACCAAGGGAGCTGAACCTGCGACTAACACATCCCCTATTCAGGGGGAGTCCTTTTTCCCAACCACACCCAGGAAGGGTGCTAAGGGCAGAGCTAAAACACCGAAACGGTCTAAGAGCCAAAAATCTAACAAAAAGGACGCTGTAAAAGAAATTACATCGGAACCAGAGAGCACCTCTGTTATCACATCAGACAGAATACCGTCCAATGCACAGCCTGTTCTAGACAGTATTCCCTCAACTACAGCTGCAGGTGTCATTACAGCCACCTCTTGGAAGCCTaaaactgagcatttggttcctAAGGCTATAGACATGCCTAAAGAATCGAAGTTACCTCCAGTCCTTGCAGATCAACCTCCACCTCAACATCTGAAACCTGTCTGCCCCCCAACCAAAAGTCCCATTCTCCCCAAGcctcaaaaacaacaacaaccaccaccaccaccacctgagTGCATCTCACCCTCACTTTCTCCACCCCCAACCCGGCCAAACATCAGACCCACACAGCTAAGCAGGATCCCAGTTTCCCCACCAGATTGGCTCAACCAATCCAAGGATGCAGGTGTCCCTTCCTCTCCTAGAGCATCAGCAGCTCCCTTTGAGAACCCAGCAATTCCCCCTGACACTGAGCCCATGGAGACTGAGCATAACATCAGTGACTTGCGTAGGATTCTCATGAAGCACAAAAATGTTTCACTCCCAGTCCCATGCAGTAGTTCTGTTCCTAGCAATTTGGCCACCTCATCCCTTAGGGATCCGCCACACCTACCTGAAAGTAATACCCCAATGGTTGCTGTGCCTAGTAAGACCTCTCTTAATGACAACAGGCTGTCATCTCATCCAGCTCAGCCTGTAGTCCGGCCCCCTGCCTCACTACCATCCCCTGAGTCAAAGTCAGTAATTTCTGTTATCGCCTCCACTGCCACCTCTGTTATCAGTCGTGTTTGCAATCCACCTGACATGGAGAAGGTTAATATGTCAGTTGACAGAAATCCCTTAGTGGACATGCCACTTCCCAAGCAGACATACAGGCCGCCCAGCATGGAGGATAGGGACAGTGGTTCGTACCATGGACCATCAGTTGGCGAGGAGGGTGGAAGTGCTGGGAGGTACTTGGTTGAGAGCTCCGGTCTGGGTACAGGCTCTAGCCCAGGTCTAAGGGTGAATACCTCAGagggagtggtggtgttgagtCACTCAGGGCAGATCAAGGAGGGACCACAGAGGATAAGTGCCAAAATCAGCCAGATCCCACCAGCTACTGTAGTTGACATGGAATCTCAGCAGCTAGTGTCCATGCCCCAGATAAAACAGGAGATATATACCCACTCCCAGTGTCCTCCAATACAGACAGACCATGGGCATCTTAAGACGCAACAAACGGTTTCTTCCATTAAACAAGAAAACACTGGTATGGAAAAGTTAGAATCTCCCTACCCATCAGGGCCTCAAGGAGGAGTCGTGAAGAGGCTCCAGCAGACAGTTAGTAGTCCACAAGTGATGGGTTACCATCATCCAGAGTTCACAATGTTATTGAAGCATCCAAAGAAAGTGGATGGGGCTGATGCTATGAACGCTGACGGGGGTAAACCATCTTGGACCTCTGCCATAAGTCCTGCAATAAGCCCCCACCTGCCCTCTCCGGCTGGCAACCACGTAGGCTTTGTTCCCGGTTCGGCCACTGACAGAACTCCCTCGCATCTCAGTGGGGTCAAACAGGAGCCCCGTTCTCCTCGCAAGTCAGGCCATCCACACTCTCCGTTCACTAAAGTGTCCTCTCCCATCGGCTCCTCCTCTCCCAAAGGCCTCCCTGGGATGCTGCCCTCTGGCCTGCCCGCCATGCAGCAGTATGTCACCAGTGGCCACCACCCTGAGCAGTCTGTCATCATGCAACCTCACAGTGCTCACGGTGGCATTGGAAGGATGTCACCCCATCGTGCCTCCCAAGCAATCCCCATGGGGCACCTTGTCCAAGGAGAGGTCAGGGTGAACACGCCACCCCTATCTGTCATGAGTTTCGGGATGCATGGAGACCCTCTTGCCTCTCCCTGGTCCGGTCCTCTCCAGCAACGCCCCACCTCGCCCCAGGCGGTAGGCAGAGACATGGTCCTCAAGGTTAACCCTGGGAATGTAAGGGGCCACGAGGGAGAGCAAGACGATTCCAGGCGCTTCCATCAGGCCGGAGGAAGACAATCTGCCACCCAGCTGAAACCAGAGACTATGCAGGCGGATCCCCGCGGGGCTCTACTCAGCGGGCTGCAGCTGGACCCGTACATGTCGCCCAGGGACATGCGTGTGCTCATGCACCACCCTCAGGGAGAGCGCTCGGCCCCAGAGCCACACCAGGGACACATCCAAGAGACTGGCCCACCCTCCTCAACATCTACCAACATCACCTCGTCGATGTCCCCCAGGGCACATCTGCTGTCTAAAGGTGTGTCCGAGAAGGATGCCAAGCCACAGGAGGTCAAGAGGCCACACTCTCCTCTGAAGGATGGGATGATGGGAATTCGGCCAAGTATGGCCACCATGGCGTCTCCGCAAAGGGTGCAGCTGCTGCCATCAGGGACGGGAGCTTCTTTCTCTGAGTATCCAGGAATGTACACCAACACCCGGGCCATCCATTCCCAGATCACTGAGACCTCTCCTTTTGGGGTCAATCAGGCACCGCTCAACATCACTTCTGCCTTA GGTGCAGATCCCAGCCAGTCAAAAGCTGATGTCAAGGTGAAACAAGTTGGACAGCAACCTGTGAACATGGTGCAGCTGCTCACG AAGTACCCCATAGTGTGGCAAGGGCTGCTGGCACTGAAGAATGACCAGGCTGCTGTCCAGTTGCATTTTGTCTGTGGCAACAAAGGATTGGCTCTACGGTCACTGCCCCTACCCGAGGGAGGAGCGCTACTTCGGATCGTCCAGAGAATGAGACTCGAGGCGTCACAACTGGATGGTGTGGCTAGAAGAATGACA CAGGGGGAGAGTGAGTTCTGTCTCCTGCTCGCTCTGCCATGTGGACGGGACCAGGAGGATGTCCTGAACCAGACCCAGGCCCTAAGAACCGCTTTCATCAACTACCTGCAGGCCAAGCTGGCTGCAGGCATCATCAATGTCCCCAACCCAGGCTCCAATCAG CCTGCCTATGTGTTGCAGATATTCCCACCATGCGAGTTTTCAGAGAGCCACTTATCCCGGCTAGCCCCTGACCTCCTCAACCGGATCTCTAATATCTCCCCTCACCTCATGATCGTCATCACCTCCGTTTAA